In a genomic window of Telopea speciosissima isolate NSW1024214 ecotype Mountain lineage chromosome 5, Tspe_v1, whole genome shotgun sequence:
- the LOC122661729 gene encoding lipid phosphate phosphatase epsilon 2, chloroplastic-like — protein sequence MTSASALPTSYRPVISFSPTLPSCSTRTPKTFLSPSIPTLAPPSIGGCSSRSPISQRNLVIWQKSKIEFVRTASHSDGVEGDELIKRETVLSNVSLEFTPDFVSRGLEATVNRLSKWLVTAILGAFILYRHDAEALWAAIGIIVNFSLSVTLKQILNQKRPISNLKSDPGMPSSHAQSIFFAIIFLIQSLVEWLGVNELTVIVGTLVLACGSYLSWLRVAQQNHTINQVLVGAILGSICSILWFWSWDAIVVEAFSSSLWVRVIFVLGGAGCLAFFLCVVRYWLEEQ from the exons ATGACTTCTGCATCTGCATTGCCCACCTCTTACAGACCCGTCATCAGCTTTTCTCCAACTCTTCCTTCTTGCTCTACTAGAACCCCTAAAACCTTTCTTTCGCCCTCAATCCCCACGTTAGCACCGCCTTCCATTGGTGGGTGTTCCTCGAGAAGCCCCATTTCTCAGAGGAACCTGGTTATTTGGCAGAAAAGCAAGATTGAATTTGTTAGAACTGCATCTCATAGTGATGGTGTTGAGGGTGATGAGCTTATAAAAAGAGAAACTGTCTTGAGTAACGTATCATTGGAGTTTACTCCAGATTTTGTTTCCCGGGGACTGGAAGCCACTGTTAATCGATTG AGCAAGTGGCTAGTCACAGCCATTTTGGGGGCTTTCATCCTTTATAGGCATGATGCTGAAGCCTTGTGGGCTGCAATTGGGATTATCGTAAATTTCAGTCTCTCTGTTACTCTGAAGCAAATTCTCAACCAAAAGCGACCCATTTCCAATTTGAAGTCTGACCCTGGGATGCCATCTTCACATGCACAATCCATCTTTTTCGCCATCAtttttctaatacaatcat TGGTTGAATGGCTGGGGGTCAATGAACTCACAGTAATTGTTGGAACACTTGTATTGGCTTGTGGCTCATATCTT TCATGGCTACGTGTGGCTCAACAAAATCATACCATCAATCAAGTCCTTGTTGGCGCCATCTTGGGGTCCATTTGCTCCATCTTGTGGTTTTGGTCATGGGATGCAATTGTGGTCGAagcattttcttcttctttgtgggTTCGAGTCATTTTTGTACTGGGGGGCGCTGGATGTTTGGCCTTTTTTCTGTGTGTAGTTCGATACTGGCTTGAAGAACAGTGA
- the LOC122661730 gene encoding uncharacterized protein LOC122661730 — MDCFDFDNVKAEKAKAMQRYLRLRKMANLFLYVEVCIALLLLSWFSTRLPVAVRISGEYFRGLCLILVSPRFVFLAGNAIILTLFAKSGQFSALGLSTNTSGTDDIYDEFVKNNTDNQSRQKPLVDDNPAPAPAPAPKEFVFEDKEMVHQEEEKVNMITNAYRQEEEEEVVVVASSESKIIFRRSQSENLKLKLKNEADEKPRRELRRSETEKCRIVGSDTEKASSAVAVAPAPVPYSNVEDEEFRRTIEAFIERQQKFQREESLAMVLQNNI; from the coding sequence ATGGATTGTTTCGACTTTGATAACGTAAAAGCAGAGAAGGCGAAGGCGATGCAGAGGTACCTTCGTCTTCGGAAGATGGCAAACTTGTTCCTGTACGTCGAGGTATGCATAGCTCTGCTCTTACTCTCCTGGTTTTCCACTCGTCTCCCCGTTGCCGTCAGGATCTCCGGTGAGTATTTCCGGGGGCTATGTCTAATCCTGGTCAGCCCTCGCTTCGTCTTCCTGGCTGGCAACGCCATCATACTCACTCTCTTCGCCAAATCCGGCCAGTTCTCCGCCCTAGGCCTCAGCACCAACACTTCCGGCACCGATGATATCTACGACGAGTTCGTCAAGAACAATACTGATAATCAATCTCGCCAGAAGCCCCTAGTCGATGACAATCCAGCTCCAGCTCCAGCACCAGCGCCAAAGGAGTTTGTATTCGAGGACAAAGAGATGGTTcaccaagaagaagagaaagtgaacaTGATCACCAATGCGTACCgacaggaggaggaggaggaggtggtggtggtggcttcGTCGGAATCCAAAATAATCTTTCGGAGGAGTCAATCGGAGAACTTGAAGCTTAAGTTGAAGAACGAGGCCGACGAGAAGCCGCGTAGAGAGCTCAGGCGATCGGAAACGGAGAAATGTAGGATTGTCGGAAGCGACACAGAAAAAGCATCGTCGGCGGTGGCCGTGGCGCCGGCGCCGGTGCCGTACTCGAACGTGGAGGATGAAGAGTTCCGGCGCACCATAGAGGCATTCATTGAGAGGCAGCAAAAGTTTCAGAGAGAGGAATCCTTGGCCATGGTTCTACAGAACAATATctga